One window of the Shimwellia blattae DSM 4481 = NBRC 105725 genome contains the following:
- the envZ gene encoding two-component system sensor histidine kinase EnvZ: protein MRRLRFSPRSSFARTLLLIVTLLFVSLVTTYLVVLNFAILPSLQQFNKVLAYEVRMLMTDKLQLEDGTQLVVPPAFRREIYRELGISLYSDEAAEEAGLRWAQHYEFLSQQMAQQLGGPTEVRVEVNKSSPVVWLKTSLSPSIWVRVPLTEIHQGDFSPLFRYTLAIMLLAIGGAWLFIRIQNRPLVDLEHAALQVGKGIIPPPLREYGASEVRSVTRAFNHMAAGVKQLADDRTLLMAGVSHDLRTPLTRIRLATEMMGEQDGYLAESINKDIEECNAIIEQFIDYLRTGQEMPVERTDLNMVLGEVIASESGYEREIETGLQNGEIMVDIHPLSVKRAVANMVVNAARYGNGWIKVSSGTELNRAWFQVEDDGPGISPDQLQHLLQPFVRGDSARSTSGTGLGLAIVQRIVDNHRGMLDIGSSDKGGLRIRAWLPLAPGTGVTLAKNKPTA, encoded by the coding sequence ATGAGGCGCTTGCGCTTCTCGCCGCGCAGCTCTTTCGCGCGCACCCTGTTGCTGATCGTCACCCTGCTGTTTGTCAGCCTGGTGACGACCTATCTGGTGGTGCTCAATTTTGCCATTCTGCCGAGCCTGCAGCAGTTTAATAAGGTACTGGCCTACGAAGTGCGTATGCTGATGACCGACAAACTGCAGCTGGAGGACGGCACGCAGCTGGTGGTTCCCCCGGCATTTCGCCGGGAAATTTACCGGGAGCTGGGTATTTCGCTCTACTCTGACGAAGCCGCCGAAGAGGCCGGGCTGCGCTGGGCACAGCATTATGAATTCCTCAGCCAGCAGATGGCGCAGCAGCTGGGCGGCCCGACAGAAGTGCGGGTAGAAGTTAACAAGAGCTCACCGGTGGTGTGGCTCAAAACGTCGCTCTCGCCCAGTATCTGGGTGCGGGTGCCGTTAACCGAAATTCACCAGGGGGATTTTTCCCCCCTGTTTCGCTATACCCTGGCGATAATGCTGCTGGCGATTGGCGGGGCCTGGCTGTTTATCCGTATCCAGAACCGGCCGCTGGTGGATCTGGAGCACGCGGCGCTGCAGGTGGGTAAGGGGATTATTCCGCCGCCGCTGCGTGAGTACGGGGCGTCGGAGGTGCGCTCCGTGACCCGGGCCTTTAACCATATGGCCGCCGGGGTTAAGCAGCTGGCAGATGACCGCACCCTGCTGATGGCCGGGGTCAGCCACGATCTCCGCACACCGCTGACCCGTATCCGCCTGGCAACGGAAATGATGGGCGAACAGGACGGTTACCTGGCCGAGTCCATCAATAAAGACATTGAAGAGTGCAACGCGATTATCGAGCAGTTTATTGATTACCTGCGGACCGGGCAGGAGATGCCGGTAGAGCGCACGGATCTGAATATGGTGCTGGGTGAGGTGATTGCCTCTGAAAGTGGCTACGAGCGGGAAATTGAGACCGGCCTGCAAAACGGCGAGATTATGGTGGATATCCACCCCTTGTCAGTTAAACGGGCTGTGGCGAATATGGTGGTGAATGCGGCGCGCTACGGGAATGGCTGGATCAAGGTCAGCAGCGGAACAGAGCTGAATCGCGCCTGGTTCCAGGTTGAAGATGACGGCCCGGGTATCAGCCCCGACCAGCTCCAGCATCTGCTTCAGCCGTTTGTACGCGGCGACAGCGCGCGCAGTACCAGCGGCACCGGGCTGGGGCTGGCAATCGTGCAGCGTATTGTGGATAACCACCGCGGTATGCTCGATATCGGCAGTAGTGATAAGGGCGGGCTGCGCATCCGGGCGTGGCTGCCGCTGGCGCCGGGCACCGGTGTCACCCTGGCGAAAAATAAACCCACCGCCTGA
- the pckA gene encoding phosphoenolpyruvate carboxykinase (ATP), with translation MRFHGVTPQALQAYGIHDVSEVVYNPDYDTLYQEELAPGLEGFERGVLTSLGAVAVDTGIFTGRSPKDKYIVRDDTTRDTLWWADNGKGKNDNKPLSQETWQQLKSLVTEQLSGKRLFIVDAFCGANADTRLSVRFITEVAWQAHFVKNMFIRPSEEELEGFEPDFIVMNGAKCTNPNWKEQNLNSENFVAFNLTERMQLIGGTWYGGEMKKGMFAIMNYLLPLKGIASMHCSANVGEKDDVAVFFGLSGTGKTTLSTDPKRRLIGDDEHGWDDDGVFNFEGGCYAKTIRLSREAEPEIYNAIRRDALLENVVVNADGVIDFNDASKTENARVSYPIEFIDNIVKPVSKAGHATKVIFLTADAFGVLPPVSRLTASQTQYHFLSGFTAKLAGTERGINEPTPTFSACFGAAFLTLHPTQYSEVLVKRMQASGAQAYLVNTGWNGTGKRISIKDTRAIINAILDGELDNAETFTLPIFNLAVPTALPGVDSRILDPRNTYGSPEQWQEKATTLAKLFIENFDKYTDTPAGEALVSAGPQL, from the coding sequence ATGCGCTTTCATGGTGTTACCCCGCAGGCTCTGCAAGCTTATGGCATTCACGACGTGAGTGAAGTGGTCTATAACCCCGATTACGACACCCTTTACCAGGAAGAACTGGCGCCGGGCCTGGAAGGCTTCGAGCGTGGTGTGCTGACCAGTCTGGGCGCAGTGGCAGTAGATACCGGTATCTTTACCGGCCGTTCCCCGAAAGATAAATACATCGTCCGTGATGACACCACCCGCGATACCCTGTGGTGGGCAGACAACGGCAAGGGTAAAAACGACAACAAGCCCTTGTCCCAGGAGACCTGGCAGCAGCTGAAGTCTCTGGTAACGGAGCAGTTATCGGGCAAGCGACTGTTTATTGTCGATGCGTTCTGCGGTGCCAATGCGGACACCCGCCTTTCCGTACGGTTTATTACCGAGGTGGCCTGGCAGGCACACTTCGTGAAAAACATGTTTATTCGCCCCAGCGAGGAAGAGCTCGAAGGCTTCGAGCCAGACTTTATCGTTATGAACGGTGCCAAGTGCACCAACCCGAACTGGAAAGAACAAAACCTGAATTCAGAAAACTTTGTCGCCTTTAACCTCACCGAGCGCATGCAGCTTATCGGCGGGACCTGGTACGGCGGCGAGATGAAAAAAGGCATGTTCGCCATTATGAACTACCTGCTGCCGCTCAAAGGCATTGCGTCAATGCACTGCTCGGCAAACGTGGGTGAGAAAGACGACGTTGCGGTATTCTTTGGCCTGTCCGGCACCGGGAAAACCACCCTGTCCACCGATCCGAAGCGCCGCCTGATTGGCGACGATGAGCACGGCTGGGATGATGACGGCGTGTTTAACTTCGAAGGCGGCTGCTATGCCAAAACCATCCGCCTGTCCAGAGAAGCAGAGCCGGAAATCTATAACGCTATCCGCCGCGATGCCCTGCTGGAAAACGTGGTCGTAAACGCTGATGGCGTCATCGATTTTAACGATGCCTCCAAAACCGAAAACGCCCGCGTCTCCTACCCGATTGAGTTTATCGACAACATCGTTAAACCGGTCTCAAAAGCAGGCCACGCCACCAAGGTTATCTTCCTGACAGCAGACGCGTTCGGCGTGCTGCCGCCGGTATCCCGCCTCACCGCAAGCCAGACCCAGTATCACTTCCTGTCGGGCTTTACGGCGAAACTGGCCGGTACGGAGCGCGGTATTAACGAACCAACGCCGACCTTCTCGGCCTGCTTCGGGGCTGCCTTCCTGACCCTGCACCCTACCCAGTATTCTGAAGTGCTGGTTAAGCGTATGCAGGCGTCCGGTGCTCAGGCATACCTGGTCAACACCGGCTGGAACGGCACCGGTAAGCGGATCTCCATTAAAGATACCCGCGCCATTATCAACGCTATCCTTGACGGGGAGCTGGATAACGCCGAAACCTTTACGCTGCCGATATTCAACCTCGCCGTGCCGACTGCACTGCCGGGCGTGGATAGCCGGATCCTGGATCCGCGTAATACCTACGGCTCACCCGAGCAGTGGCAGGAAAAAGCCACCACTCTGGCGAAGCTGTTTATCGAGAACTTCGATAAGTATACGGACACCCCGGCCGGGGAAGCGCTGGTCAGCGCCGGCCCGCAGCTGTAA
- the hslO gene encoding Hsp33 family molecular chaperone HslO gives MAQHDQLHRYLFENHAVRGELVTVSETWQHILENHDYPQPVKKVLGELLVATSLLTATLKFAGSITVQLQGDGPLALAVINGNNEQQMRGVARTQGEVPQDADLKTLVGNGYLVITITPDEGERYQGVVGLEGDTLAACLEDYFMRSEQLPTRLFILTGEAEGKPAAGGMLLQVLPAQNAQREDFDHLATLTATIKPEELLTLPAREVLWRLYHEEEVTVYDPQDVEFKCTCSRERCADALKTLPEDEIASILAEDGKIDMHCDYCGNHYEFNEMDIIELRKNAAPADPHIH, from the coding sequence ATGGCCCAACATGACCAATTACATCGCTACCTGTTCGAAAATCACGCCGTGCGCGGCGAGCTGGTGACGGTTTCTGAAACCTGGCAACACATTCTGGAAAACCACGACTACCCGCAGCCGGTAAAAAAAGTGCTGGGTGAATTACTGGTGGCCACCAGTCTGCTGACCGCCACCCTGAAATTTGCCGGTAGCATTACCGTGCAGCTCCAGGGGGATGGCCCGCTGGCTCTGGCGGTGATCAACGGCAACAACGAGCAGCAGATGCGCGGTGTGGCCCGTACCCAGGGCGAGGTTCCGCAAGATGCGGATCTGAAAACTCTGGTGGGGAACGGTTATCTGGTTATCACCATCACGCCGGATGAAGGCGAACGCTATCAGGGCGTGGTCGGCCTGGAAGGCGACACCCTGGCCGCCTGCCTGGAAGATTACTTTATGCGCTCAGAGCAGCTGCCCACCCGCCTGTTTATTCTGACCGGTGAAGCAGAAGGCAAACCGGCAGCCGGGGGGATGCTGCTGCAGGTATTACCGGCCCAGAACGCCCAGCGTGAAGACTTCGACCACCTGGCCACCTTAACGGCGACCATCAAACCGGAAGAGTTACTGACCCTGCCGGCGCGCGAAGTGTTGTGGCGCCTGTACCACGAAGAAGAGGTCACGGTTTACGATCCCCAGGATGTGGAATTTAAATGTACCTGTTCCCGTGAGCGCTGCGCCGATGCGCTGAAAACCCTGCCGGAAGACGAGATAGCCTCCATCCTGGCAGAAGACGGTAAAATTGATATGCACTGCGATTACTGCGGTAATCACTACGAGTTTAACGAAATGGACATTATTGAACTGCGTAAGAACGCCGCCCCGGCGGATCCGCATATCCATTAA
- the hslR gene encoding ribosome-associated heat shock protein Hsp15: MKEKTTAGVRLDKWLWAARFYKTRALAREMIDGGKVHYNGQRSKPSKLVETGALITLRQGNDQRTVIVREISEQRRPASDAAALYEETAESIARRESIALARKMNALSMPNPERRPDKKERRDLMKFKYGDSE; the protein is encoded by the coding sequence GTGAAAGAAAAAACAACCGCCGGTGTTCGCCTGGACAAATGGCTCTGGGCCGCCCGCTTTTATAAAACCCGCGCCCTGGCCCGCGAGATGATCGACGGCGGCAAAGTCCACTACAACGGACAGCGCAGCAAACCCAGCAAGCTGGTAGAGACCGGTGCGCTGATTACCCTGCGCCAGGGAAACGACCAGCGCACCGTGATAGTGCGCGAAATCAGTGAACAGCGCCGCCCGGCCAGTGACGCAGCAGCCCTCTATGAAGAGACGGCCGAAAGTATCGCCAGACGCGAGAGCATTGCCCTGGCGCGCAAAATGAACGCGCTGTCGATGCCGAACCCGGAGCGTCGCCCGGACAAAAAAGAGCGCCGGGATCTGATGAAATTTAAATACGGTGACAGCGAATAA
- the yrfG gene encoding GMP/IMP nucleotidase, which produces MTIDWKNIDTVLLDMDGTLLDLAFDTDFWQRLVPQTLQQRRGLSPTQAHQLIMREYHAVQHTLNWYCLDYWSTTLGLDIRAMTTAQGPQAKLRADTQPFLDALARCGKRRILLTNAHPHNLAVKLKHTGLGAHLDLLLSTHTFGYPKEDQRLWQAVAGETGLDASRTLFIDDSEAILDAAARFGIRYCLGVSNPDSGMPDKQYQRFRALSDYRRLIPELLESQ; this is translated from the coding sequence ATGACCATTGACTGGAAAAATATTGATACTGTCCTGCTGGATATGGACGGCACGCTGCTGGATCTCGCCTTTGATACGGACTTCTGGCAGCGCCTGGTGCCACAGACCCTGCAACAGCGCCGGGGTCTCAGCCCGACGCAGGCACACCAGCTCATCATGCGTGAGTATCATGCGGTGCAACATACGCTAAACTGGTACTGTCTGGACTACTGGAGCACAACACTTGGGCTGGATATTCGGGCAATGACCACCGCACAGGGGCCGCAGGCAAAACTGCGCGCCGATACGCAGCCGTTTCTTGATGCCCTGGCCCGGTGCGGCAAGCGCCGCATTCTGCTGACCAACGCCCACCCCCATAACCTGGCGGTAAAACTAAAACACACCGGCCTGGGCGCACACCTTGATTTATTACTTTCCACCCACACATTTGGTTATCCGAAAGAAGATCAGCGCCTGTGGCAGGCCGTTGCCGGTGAAACCGGGCTGGATGCCTCCCGCACGCTGTTTATTGATGACAGCGAGGCGATTCTTGATGCCGCCGCCCGCTTCGGGATCCGCTACTGCCTGGGTGTCAGCAACCCGGATTCCGGCATGCCGGATAAGCAGTACCAGCGCTTTCGCGCGCTCAGTGACTACCGGCGTCTGATCCCTGAACTTCTGGAGTCGCAGTGA
- a CDS encoding intracellular growth attenuator family protein yields the protein MSTLLILVATVLATVTLALSLLWRSQQQSARLPAVNFPGATFRKLSADERKAAENYLETFNRSRQLVGLSAASNAPQPLTLSPRSTKVICVTRAITRYGLSTDEANKWRYYLDSVEVHLPPFWEPYISNDNRIELVRTETMPLVISLNGHTLQDYVNEAAGFALENTSQGHSFIRGEESEQVELRHVRQETPEEYALSQAENLRDPLFIVAALVLAFLCLVTPGFLIPWLAGAGLILCAVGCLGMFAPPARRSLREIHCLRGTPKRWGLFGESDQDPLNNISLGVIDLIYPKHWKPFVSHNLGRQTDIDVYLDRRVVRQGPFLSLEDEVKHFPLQRWSRSLVLATGSLLVLVMMAIWVPLDMPLKLTLSWLKGAQTISAQHVRQLESAGVKVGDTLKIQGTGTCNIGSFSPRNHSPFAPFDCSQIIWNTARALPFPESETVAKASALLASVNQQLHPQPGESEVNPQLASAIQRSGMILLSDFADIVRKTQALCTGRDECVRLKNALTNLGNTRDWATLTRRASTGKLDGTNLLLRPVSAESLDNLVTTSTNPFFLRETERAAQALNSPAPGGFVIISDEGNSLVNLPGPATPLDDYPPAERWSALRHLAGQLMNTPFTAEGIVTGIQTDANGTRHVTLHAIPDSAGIWRNTGTTLLLLLLLGCTLWNGVMAVRRYQHNQMRTVAIQRYYEDCLPKNLLPGPDNSPR from the coding sequence ATGAGCACCTTGTTGATTTTAGTCGCAACTGTTCTGGCAACCGTGACGCTTGCCCTGAGTCTGCTATGGCGCAGCCAGCAGCAGAGCGCGCGCCTGCCTGCGGTAAATTTCCCCGGGGCCACGTTTCGCAAGCTCTCGGCAGATGAGCGCAAAGCGGCAGAAAACTACCTGGAAACCTTTAACCGCTCCCGCCAGCTGGTGGGGCTCTCTGCGGCCAGTAATGCCCCTCAGCCCCTCACCTTAAGCCCGCGCAGCACCAAAGTTATCTGCGTTACCCGGGCCATTACCCGTTATGGTCTCTCTACCGATGAGGCCAACAAATGGCGCTACTATCTGGACTCGGTTGAAGTACACCTGCCCCCGTTCTGGGAGCCCTATATCAGCAACGATAACCGCATCGAGCTGGTGCGCACCGAAACCATGCCGCTGGTCATCAGCCTCAACGGCCACACCCTGCAGGACTATGTTAATGAGGCGGCGGGCTTCGCCCTGGAAAATACCTCGCAGGGGCATTCGTTTATCCGTGGTGAAGAGAGCGAACAAGTGGAACTGCGCCATGTGCGCCAGGAAACGCCGGAAGAATACGCCCTGAGCCAGGCGGAAAATCTGCGCGATCCGCTCTTTATTGTCGCCGCTCTGGTACTCGCGTTTTTATGCCTGGTAACCCCGGGGTTTCTGATCCCGTGGCTGGCGGGGGCGGGGCTGATTCTGTGTGCTGTCGGCTGCCTGGGGATGTTTGCCCCACCCGCCCGCCGCTCACTGCGTGAAATTCACTGCCTGCGGGGCACCCCCAAGCGCTGGGGGCTGTTTGGCGAGTCGGACCAGGATCCGCTCAATAACATCTCCCTGGGGGTTATTGACCTTATCTACCCGAAGCACTGGAAACCGTTTGTCAGCCATAATCTGGGCCGCCAGACCGATATTGACGTCTATCTGGATCGCCGGGTCGTGCGCCAGGGGCCGTTTCTCTCCCTTGAAGATGAGGTAAAGCACTTTCCGCTGCAGCGCTGGTCGCGCAGCCTGGTCCTTGCCACCGGGTCGCTACTGGTGCTGGTTATGATGGCCATCTGGGTGCCGCTGGATATGCCATTAAAACTGACCCTCTCCTGGCTCAAGGGTGCCCAGACCATCAGCGCCCAGCATGTCCGGCAGCTGGAAAGCGCCGGGGTGAAGGTGGGGGACACGCTAAAAATACAGGGCACAGGCACCTGTAATATCGGCAGCTTCTCTCCCCGTAATCACAGCCCGTTCGCGCCTTTTGACTGTTCGCAAATTATCTGGAATACCGCGCGCGCACTGCCATTCCCGGAGTCCGAAACGGTGGCGAAAGCCAGCGCCCTGCTGGCGTCGGTTAATCAGCAGCTCCACCCCCAGCCCGGCGAGAGCGAGGTTAACCCGCAGCTGGCCTCGGCAATTCAGCGCTCCGGCATGATTTTGCTGAGCGATTTTGCCGACATCGTCAGGAAAACCCAGGCCCTGTGCACCGGCCGGGATGAGTGCGTGCGGCTGAAAAACGCCCTGACAAACCTGGGCAATACCCGGGACTGGGCCACCCTCACCCGCCGCGCCAGCACCGGCAAGCTCGATGGTACAAATCTGCTGCTGCGCCCGGTCAGCGCCGAATCCCTTGATAACTTAGTGACCACCTCCACCAACCCCTTTTTCCTGCGGGAGACCGAGCGGGCCGCCCAGGCCCTGAACAGCCCGGCCCCCGGCGGCTTCGTGATTATCAGTGATGAGGGCAACTCGCTGGTGAACCTTCCCGGGCCTGCCACCCCCCTTGACGACTATCCGCCCGCCGAGCGCTGGAGCGCGCTGCGCCACCTGGCCGGTCAGCTGATGAACACCCCGTTCACGGCCGAGGGCATCGTCACCGGGATCCAGACCGACGCCAACGGCACCCGGCATGTAACCCTGCACGCCATACCGGACAGCGCCGGGATCTGGCGCAATACGGGCACCACACTGCTGCTGTTGCTGCTGCTTGGCTGCACGCTCTGGAACGGGGTGATGGCTGTACGCCGCTACCAGCACAACCAGATGCGCACCGTGGCTATCCAGCGCTACTACGAAGACTGCCTGCCCAAAAACCTGCTACCCGGGCCGGATAACAGCCCCCGTTAA
- the nudE gene encoding ADP compounds hydrolase NudE, which yields MSESLKKPTILNVETVARSRLFNVEAVDLEFSNGVRRVYERMRPSNREAVMIIPIVDDHLVLIREYAVGTESYELGFSKGLIDPGEDIYQAANRELKEEVGFGAHQLTFLKRLSMAPSYFSSQMNILVAEALYPESLPGDEPEPLPQVRWPLNQLDALLDEPDFNEARNVSALFLVRDWLRGQGRL from the coding sequence ATGAGCGAATCCTTAAAAAAACCGACCATTCTGAATGTTGAAACCGTGGCCCGGTCCCGGCTGTTTAACGTTGAAGCGGTTGATCTCGAATTCAGCAACGGCGTTCGCCGGGTCTACGAGCGTATGCGCCCTTCTAACCGTGAAGCGGTGATGATTATCCCGATTGTGGATGACCACCTGGTCCTTATCCGCGAGTATGCGGTGGGCACGGAAAGCTATGAGCTGGGCTTCTCTAAGGGGCTTATTGACCCGGGTGAGGATATCTACCAGGCGGCGAACCGCGAACTCAAAGAAGAGGTGGGGTTTGGGGCCCATCAGCTGACCTTCCTGAAACGCCTGTCGATGGCGCCGTCTTATTTCTCCAGCCAGATGAACATCCTGGTGGCGGAGGCACTCTACCCGGAATCCCTGCCGGGCGATGAGCCGGAGCCGTTACCCCAGGTGCGCTGGCCTCTGAACCAACTTGATGCGCTGCTGGATGAGCCGGACTTTAACGAAGCGCGTAACGTCAGCGCGCTGTTCCTGGTGCGCGACTGGCTGCGCGGGCAGGGGCGTCTGTAG
- a CDS encoding CfaE/CblD family pilus tip adhesin, producing MGFTPGVKIRGREFVRLIFTEQRSKQRMEILMGISTYLRWNGGSACGSEATGISSDTSTPAFTSPYYPAYAVCSKDGKQTDGKELNVWFAAQQLPRFTGGIWKARLILNEMQWRPSIQVATFTADITVDVTDKHNGAIYLPAFGRATPLVDLNLRTKPLSTAPGGEVSGGTVIDTCLYDGYNSNSPWLKVTLSDLLTSSGRAADLFSVVKTGAANSQPLNRIDYRVTLNYNGQPVKVENGKEITLTGVNRALIRPVALPGIPHPVICVPAPLTLDVLPFAKASKTAGRYQGTLRVNLSATALAP from the coding sequence ATGGGGTTCACTCCTGGAGTGAAAATTCGCGGCAGGGAATTTGTACGTTTGATTTTTACGGAACAGCGTAGTAAGCAGCGTATGGAAATTCTGATGGGGATATCGACTTATCTGAGATGGAATGGGGGATCGGCCTGCGGCTCTGAAGCTACAGGGATCAGTTCGGATACATCAACGCCCGCTTTTACCTCTCCCTATTACCCGGCATATGCTGTATGCAGTAAAGATGGTAAGCAAACTGATGGTAAGGAATTAAATGTATGGTTCGCGGCGCAGCAATTGCCAAGATTTACTGGCGGTATCTGGAAAGCCAGGCTTATCCTTAACGAAATGCAGTGGCGGCCGAGTATTCAAGTCGCTACCTTCACGGCGGATATCACCGTTGATGTCACCGATAAACATAATGGCGCAATTTATCTACCGGCCTTTGGCCGCGCCACGCCGCTGGTGGACCTCAACTTACGCACCAAACCCTTGTCTACCGCCCCAGGCGGGGAAGTCTCTGGTGGCACGGTGATTGATACCTGCCTGTACGACGGCTACAACAGCAACAGTCCGTGGCTTAAGGTTACGCTTTCCGATCTGCTGACCTCCTCCGGGCGGGCGGCGGATCTCTTCTCGGTGGTGAAAACCGGCGCGGCCAACAGCCAGCCACTAAACCGGATAGATTACCGGGTGACCCTCAATTATAACGGCCAGCCCGTGAAAGTGGAAAACGGCAAAGAGATCACCCTGACCGGGGTAAACCGTGCGCTGATTCGTCCGGTGGCCTTACCCGGCATACCGCACCCGGTGATTTGTGTGCCCGCCCCGCTGACCCTGGATGTACTGCCCTTTGCCAAAGCCAGCAAAACCGCAGGCCGCTACCAGGGCACGCTGCGGGTTAATCTCAGCGCCACAGCGCTGGCACCATAA